GGGTGGTTGTGGGGGTTGGGTGGGGTCTCTGCGGATGCAGCGGAGGCTGCCTGCTCTGCGCATGGGCTACAGGGGGTCGATCTCGCTCAGTTGGTTGTCTTCTAGCGACAGCCAGCGGGTGATGCCCAGGTCTCTCAGGAAAGGGAGGTCGTGGCTGGCTACCAGCAGGGCGCCTTGGTAGGACGACAGGGCTGTTTGGAGCTGGGTGATGCTGGCCAGGTCGAGGTTGTTGGTGGGCTCGTCGAGCATCAGGAGCTGGGGTGGGGGCTCGGCGAGGAGGAGCGCGGCGAGGGTGGCTCGGAAGCGTTCGCCGCCGGACAGCGTCCTGACGGGCTGGTCGGCGGAGCGGCCTCGGAAGAGGAAGCGGGCCAGGCGGGCGCGGCGGTCGTTGTTGTCGGTGCCGGGGGCAAGGATCGCGAGGTTCTCGGCGATGGAGAGGTCGTCGGTGAGCAGGTCGAGGCGCTGAGGCAGCAGGCGCGCCGGGACCAGGGGCAGGCCGAGGGTCGTGACGGCGTGCAGCAGGGTGGACTTGCCGGCGCCGTTCGGGCCGGTGAGGGCGATGCGTTCGGGGCCGCGGATCTCCAGGTTCGCGATCAGGCCGGTCCTCAGCTCCAGGTCCCGCAGGCGCAGGGCGACGCGGCCGTTGGGAATCGCGGTGGCGGGCAGGTCCACCCGGATGTGGTCGTCGTCGTGGATCTTCTCCTCGGCCTCGGCCAGCGCGTCCTGGGCGGCTTCGAGCCGTTCGCCGTGCATGCCGAGGTGCTTGCCCGCGGAGACCTGGGACGAACGCTTCATCGCGCCCGCCGCCATCTTCGAGACGCTGCCCGACTCGAAGGCCCGGCGCCCGCCGGCCTGACGGCGTTCGATCTTCGTCCGGGCCTCGATCAGCTCGCGCTTCTGGCGTTTCACGTCGGACTCGGCCGTGCGCAGCAGCCGCTCGGCCGCCTCCTGCTCGACGGCGACAGCTTCCTCGTACGCCGTGAGGTTGCCGCCGTACCAGGTCAGGTCGCCCTTGCGCAGCTCACCGATCTGGTCGACGCGGTCGAGCAGCTCGCGGTCGTGGCTGACCACAAGCAGCGCGCCGCGGAACGCGTCCACCGCGTCGTACAGGTGTCTGCGGGCGCGCAGGTCGAGGTTGTTGGTGGGTTCGTCGAGCAGCAGGACGTCGGGGCGGCGGAGCAGTTCGGCGGCCAGGCCGAGCAGGATCGTCTCGCCGCCGGACAGCTCGGCGACCGAACGGTCGAGGGT
The Kribbella italica DNA segment above includes these coding regions:
- a CDS encoding ABC-F family ATP-binding cassette domain-containing protein — translated: MTVSLTCNDLFFAWPDGDVLFDGLSFAAGPARSGLVGRNGAGKSTLLRLIAGRLTPQRGAIRVSGELGYLPQDLTLDTSLRVDAALGIDDVRTAITAIESGDATEANFARVGDDWDVEERAEALLGKLGLGAITLDRSVAELSGGETILLGLAAELLRRPDVLLLDEPTNNLDLRARRHLYDAVDAFRGALLVVSHDRELLDRVDQIGELRKGDLTWYGGNLTAYEEAVAVEQEAAERLLRTAESDVKRQKRELIEARTKIERRQAGGRRAFESGSVSKMAAGAMKRSSQVSAGKHLGMHGERLEAAQDALAEAEEKIHDDDHIRVDLPATAIPNGRVALRLRDLELRTGLIANLEIRGPERIALTGPNGAGKSTLLHAVTTLGLPLVPARLLPQRLDLLTDDLSIAENLAILAPGTDNNDRRARLARFLFRGRSADQPVRTLSGGERFRATLAALLLAEPPPQLLMLDEPTNNLDLASITQLQTALSSYQGALLVASHDLPFLRDLGITRWLSLEDNQLSEIDPL